From candidate division WOR-3 bacterium:
CGATGGGAATCGGTATAAAAGGAATCAGAAGGTAAAAATGGCGACCAAGCACTCTGATTGCCGTCTCCCCAATCAAATTTATAAGAAATCTCATCCCCCTCCGGATCAATCGCCTTCACTTTAAAGATAACGAGAGAATCTTTATAACCAAAGGGTGGACACAGGATGACAAAATCCTTTGGTGCTTGATTTTTCTTACAGGCAAAAAAGATTATTATTAAAGATAAACTGATGATAAATTTTTTCATAAGTGGGATTATAAAGAGAAACCGAAAGATGTCAACCCTTAATTTTTAGCGGAATAGTATTTATGACCACTTTCCAAAAGAGAGTTAAAATTTAACTTGTCAAAATAGATAAAAAATGAGAGCGCCGGGCTTCTCCGGCGCTCTTCCCTTCCGAAGTTTACTCAATCTTGATCTCGGTCTTTATTTCCTTCTCCGTTTTCTTCTTCGGCAACGTCAGGGTGAGAACGCCGTTCCGGTAGGTCGCCTTCGCCTTCTGGGCATCAACCTCTACGGGGAGCGGCAGCGTCCGGGAGAAGGCACCGTAGACCCTTTCCCTCCGGTAATAATCTTTCTCCTTCACCTCCTCATCCCGCTTCACCTCACCCTTAATCGTCACCGTATCCTCGCCCACCGAAACCGAAAGGTCTTCCTTCTCCACACCCGGAATATCCGCTTTGATAATTAGATCCTCACCCTTCTCATACATCTCTACCGCCGGCTCAAATTCACCCACCAGACGAGGAAAGCGTCGGCTCCGGCCGAAGAATTCGTCTAAGGTCTCCCTAATCTCTTCCTCTAACTCTCGGAAGGGACGCCATGGTTCCAACCATCTTTTCATAGGCACCTCCTTCATTATTTTATTTTCTCCTACATTTTTAGATTCTAAGTCTTCTTTTAGAGATTCGGAAATTAGATGAATTCGGGGGGCAGTTGGTCTTTCAATTTCATCGTCACAATCTTGGAAACCCCCGGTTCTTCAGAGGTGACACCCAGAAGGACATCCACCTTTTCCAAGGTGAGCCGGTTATGGGTGATAATCACCACCTGCGTATTTTTACTCATCTCCCTCAAAAAAGTGACGAACCGCTCCACATTGGCATCGTCCAAGGGAGCATCAATTTCGTCCATAAAAGAGAAGGGAGCCGGTTTCACCTTATAAAAGGCGAAAAGTAAGGAGAGGGAAAGAAGGGCTTTCTCCCCATCCGATAACTGTTCCAATCTCTTCGGATTCTTCCCCTGCGGTTTGGCAATGATTATGATATCCGAAGCGATCGGGTCTTCGGGTTTCTCTAAGATTAAATCCCCTTCCCCTTCAATGAATAATCGGGCGAAGACCTGCCGGAATTCTTCCCGCACCTTCTCAAAGGTCTCTAAGAAATTTTCCTTCACCTTCTGGTCAATCTCTCTAATTATACTCTTCAGGTCAGCGCTCGCCTTCTGACAATCCATCTCTTCTCTTAAAAGTTTATCCAGTTCTTCTTTCTCCCTTTCGTATTCCTCTTTGGCTAAGGGATTCACCTTGCCCAGATTGAGAAGTTTCCGATTGATCTCTGCCAAACGCTCCTCTTCCCCACTTAAGATCAGCATCTCTTCCTCTTTTACCTCCCCGCCAATCTCCGCGGCGAGTTGGCTAATCTCTTTTGCCATCTCTTCAATCTCCCTTGCCAAAAGGGCCTCGGCCAAACTCTTCTCCTCCCTCTCCTTTCGCAAATTCTCAATCGCGGTGCGCTTTTGTGCCATCTCTTTTTCCAATCGCTCCTGTTCAATGCCCCCTTTCTCCTCCTCTTTCTCTTTTAATTCCTTCTCTAATTCCGCTACCATCCTTTTTAACGCTTCGTAATTTTCATTTGCCTTCTTCATCTCTTCTTCTATCTCCGCCATCTCCTTCGCTAACGCTTCCCCTTTCAATTTCGCCTTCAGTTTCTCCTCATCAATAAGTTGCCACTCCCTTTCCAAAACCTTCCGCTCCTCCCTAATCTTCCCCAAACGCAAAAGGATCTCCGAAGATTTTTGTAATCTCTCCCTACTCACTTGCTTCAAAGACCTAATCTCCTTTTCCAATTTTCGGATCTCTTCTTCTTTGAGTCGGCTTAACTTTTCCCATTCCGCAATCTCCTTCTCCTTCTGCACAATCTCCTCCCGTAGTTGGGCAACGGCCAATCCCTGGGTTTTATCCGAACCCGCGATGATGACCACCCCTCCCGGTCGGAAGCAGATCCCTTCTTTGGTGACGAAGGCATAATTGGGGAATTGGAAAAAGAGATGCGCCGCCTCCCGGTCGTCTTGACAGATGAAAGTTTGCCGAAGGAGGGAAAGTATTAACTGGGGACAATCTTCTTTTATCCGGCAAACATCCGCCAGGCAGGGAAGGTTGAGGTCCCTTTTCTCTTCTCCTTTTTCCTTTTGCCCATCGGCTAAAAGGAAACCGATCTCTTTCGGAAAGAGGTAACTTTTAATCCGGAAATCCTTTATTAGGTAGAAAGAGTAATAGGGGAAAAGGGCAGCAGCAATCGCCCGTTCGTATTCCTTAGGCCAAACGAAGAAGTCAATCGCCTTTCCCAGAATCTTCTCCTGATCAATAATCTCTTCCAAATTGGAAATCTCCTTTTCGGCGAGGAGGGACCTCTTAGCGGAAAGTTCACTACTTGATCTTATCATCCCGTCAAAGATTTCTGCCCTTATCGCCTCCTGTTTCTCCTTCTCCCTTTCTTTTAAGGAAATCTCTTCTTCAATTCTCTTTATCTCTTCCCGCAGAGCCGCTAAATCCTTCTCCAACTCATCTTCCGTTGCCTTGAGGGTAAGGATCTCTTCTGGTTTTTTCTCTTTGCCGAGACTAACCCGAATCTCTTCTTCTTCTCTAACTAATCGGTTCTGGGATTCCCGGAGGAAGGAGAGTCTGCTCTCCCATTTTACCAATTCCTGAATGCAAGAGGTGAGTTTTGCCCTCATCTGGGAAAGTTCCCTTTCGTAATTCTTTATCCTTTCCTTCCCTTCCTGCCATTCCTTTTCCATTCTCTCCATCTCCTGTTTTAGGGAAGATAAGCGCCGCGCCGTTTCTTCTAACTCTTGACTTAATGCCTCCCTTTCTTCTTCCTTCATCTTCTTCTTCTTTAAGATTTGAGAGAGGAGGAGTTTTTTCTCTTCCCGGCGCAGTGCCTCATAAATCTCCCACCGCCGCTTCTGCCTTCTCAGGCTCAGGACGATCCTTTTCCGTTCCCGGATAATGTCCGCCAGGCGCAGTAAATCCCTTTCCGTCAGTTCCAATTTCTGTAAGACCTCCTTCTTACTCTCCTGGTATTTCTTCAAATTTGCCGCCTCGTCAAAAAATCGTCGCACCTCCCCCGAGATGATCCGCCGGATGTCGGAGAGGGAAAAGAGGGAATAAGCCTTAGAACCGGTGGCAAAGAAGAGTTCTTCAATATCCTTGAGGCGGCAGGGGTGGCGGTTGAGGAAGTATTCCATCTCGCCGCTTCGGAAATAACGCCGTTTGATTTCAATCTCGCTACCGTAAGGCAAATTGGGATCATCGCTCTCTAAGATGAGTTTCACCTCACAAAAGTTTAAGGGGGGACGGTTTTTTGTCCCGGCGAAGATTAGTTCCTCATTCCGGGTGCAGCGAATTAAGGAGAGGTTCTGTTCCCCTAAGACCCAGCGGAGAGCATCAAGGATATTGGTTTTGCCGCAACCGTTCGGTCCCAAGATGGCGGTGATGCCATCGGAAAATTTTATCACTGTCTTTTCCGGGAAAGACTTAAAACCGAAGAGGTGGAGTTCTTTCAGGCGCATCGGCAAAGGTCATCTCATCTCCAAAATCTTATCACCATCTTTAAATATCCGGCGCACCCGGGGGCTAATGCGGCAGGTGATCTCATAAGGAATGGTATTCGCCCAAAAGGCGATTTCAGAAACTGTGATCTTCTCTTTACCATCTTCCCCGATGATCGTGACGCGCTCGCCGATCTCAACTTTGGGGATGTGAGAACAATCAACCATAAATAGATCCATACAAACTGCCCCCACAATCGGCGCCCGCTCTCCCCGGATTAAGACCTCTCCCCGATTCGTGAGGGCATAGGGGATACCATCACCATAACCCGCCGCGACCACGGCGATTAGAGCATCCCGCGGTAGGATAAACCGCCGTCCGTAACTGATACTTGTCCCTTTCGGTAATCTTCGCAAATTGACCACCCGGGAATAGAGGGAAAGTACCGGTTTGATCCGGGAAAAGAAAGCCCCCTTTCCCTTCACTTCTGGTTTGATCCCATAAGCCAATAGCCCAGGCCGCACCAGATGGTAATGGGCGGTCGGGAAATTTAAGAGGCCGGCGGAGTTGGCTAAGGAGAGGAGACATCTTCTCTTTTTGGGGAGGTGAGAGATAAAATCCCGAAAGGAAGCGATTTGCCTTCTTGTGAAGAAAGGATCAGAGTCAGCCGCGGGAAAATGGCTGAAGATTCCTAATAACTTAAGATAGGGGTGGGTTAAAATTTGGGGGATAACTTTTAATGCCTCTTCGAGTAGGAAGCCGGTCCTCCCCATTCCGGTATCCACTTCTAAATAGACCGGGATCTTTTTCTTCTTCCGCTCCGCCACCTCTTTTAGAATTTTTAAGAAGGTAGTTTCGGTCACCGTGGGGATGAGATGATATTGAAGAAGTTGGGGGATCTTCTCATAGGGGACAGGAC
This genomic window contains:
- a CDS encoding AAA family ATPase, with translation MRLKELHLFGFKSFPEKTVIKFSDGITAILGPNGCGKTNILDALRWVLGEQNLSLIRCTRNEELIFAGTKNRPPLNFCEVKLILESDDPNLPYGSEIEIKRRYFRSGEMEYFLNRHPCRLKDIEELFFATGSKAYSLFSLSDIRRIISGEVRRFFDEAANLKKYQESKKEVLQKLELTERDLLRLADIIRERKRIVLSLRRQKRRWEIYEALRREEKKLLLSQILKKKKMKEEEREALSQELEETARRLSSLKQEMERMEKEWQEGKERIKNYERELSQMRAKLTSCIQELVKWESRLSFLRESQNRLVREEEEIRVSLGKEKKPEEILTLKATEDELEKDLAALREEIKRIEEEISLKEREKEKQEAIRAEIFDGMIRSSSELSAKRSLLAEKEISNLEEIIDQEKILGKAIDFFVWPKEYERAIAAALFPYYSFYLIKDFRIKSYLFPKEIGFLLADGQKEKGEEKRDLNLPCLADVCRIKEDCPQLILSLLRQTFICQDDREAAHLFFQFPNYAFVTKEGICFRPGGVVIIAGSDKTQGLAVAQLREEIVQKEKEIAEWEKLSRLKEEEIRKLEKEIRSLKQVSRERLQKSSEILLRLGKIREERKVLEREWQLIDEEKLKAKLKGEALAKEMAEIEEEMKKANENYEALKRMVAELEKELKEKEEEKGGIEQERLEKEMAQKRTAIENLRKEREEKSLAEALLAREIEEMAKEISQLAAEIGGEVKEEEMLILSGEEERLAEINRKLLNLGKVNPLAKEEYEREKEELDKLLREEMDCQKASADLKSIIREIDQKVKENFLETFEKVREEFRQVFARLFIEGEGDLILEKPEDPIASDIIIIAKPQGKNPKRLEQLSDGEKALLSLSLLFAFYKVKPAPFSFMDEIDAPLDDANVERFVTFLREMSKNTQVVIITHNRLTLEKVDVLLGVTSEEPGVSKIVTMKLKDQLPPEFI
- a CDS encoding Hsp20/alpha crystallin family protein, which gives rise to MKRWLEPWRPFRELEEEIRETLDEFFGRSRRFPRLVGEFEPAVEMYEKGEDLIIKADIPGVEKEDLSVSVGEDTVTIKGEVKRDEEVKEKDYYRRERVYGAFSRTLPLPVEVDAQKAKATYRNGVLTLTLPKKKTEKEIKTEIKIE
- the alr gene encoding alanine racemase — translated: MVPLLSSTITGERIWAEIDVRQLKENLRLIKKFVRGRKILLAVKADAYGHGAKEIARYLKGEVDYFGVASVEEGIALRENSTREAKVLVLSPVPYEKIPQLLQYHLIPTVTETTFLKILKEVAERKKKKIPVYLEVDTGMGRTGFLLEEALKVIPQILTHPYLKLLGIFSHFPAADSDPFFTRRQIASFRDFISHLPKKRRCLLSLANSAGLLNFPTAHYHLVRPGLLAYGIKPEVKGKGAFFSRIKPVLSLYSRVVNLRRLPKGTSISYGRRFILPRDALIAVVAAGYGDGIPYALTNRGEVLIRGERAPIVGAVCMDLFMVDCSHIPKVEIGERVTIIGEDGKEKITVSEIAFWANTIPYEITCRISPRVRRIFKDGDKILEMR